The Bacillus carboniphilus genome window below encodes:
- a CDS encoding YbjQ family protein, translated as MIVSTTSHLQGKEIDRYIGVVSGEAIMGANVVRDFLAGITDIIGGRSGAYESKLAEGREIALREMQDKAMKLGANAVIGVDLDFETVQNGMMLCVATGTAVVYK; from the coding sequence ATGATTGTTTCAACTACTTCACATTTACAAGGAAAAGAAATTGACCGTTATATCGGAGTTGTTAGCGGAGAAGCTATTATGGGAGCCAATGTAGTGAGAGACTTTTTGGCTGGCATTACAGATATCATTGGTGGACGCAGTGGTGCTTACGAAAGCAAATTGGCTGAAGGGCGTGAAATTGCTTTACGAGAAATGCAAGATAAAGCCATGAAGCTAGGTGCTAATGCGGTAATCGGAGTGGACCTTGATTTTGAAACGGTGCAAAACGGGATGATGTTGTGTGTGGCAAC